GCGAACTCCAAGTTCCACAGAACATCCCCCATGGATGGTCTCTCAATACCCTGGTCTAGCACACACTTCATCGCGGTCTCAGCAAACTTCTTAAAGCATTCAGGTGTGATCTTGCCCTTGAGATGAGGATCAACGATCTGATCAAGCATGCCCTTCTTGTAGCAGTACGGTGCCCACTCAGCTAAGCTCACTTGCTCTTTAGCTAGCGTGGGGTTCAAGGCAGGTCTTGCACAAAGAGCTTCGAAGAGAACAACTCCAAAGGAGTAGACATCGGACTTATCAGTCAGTTGCTGCCGTCTAAAGTACTCCGGATCAAGATAACCGAAACTCCCTTTCACGACAGTGCTCACGTGCGTGTGGTCAAGCGTAGGACCAGTCTTCGACAGACCGAAGTCAGAGACCTTAGCCACCCATTTCTCATCAAGCAAAATGTTAGtcgtcttcacatctctgtggATGATCGTATGCTTCGCACCAGTGTGTAGATAATGCAAACCTCTAGCCGCACCGATGCAAATCTCAAGTCGCTGCTTCCAAGAAAGAGGAGCGTTCTGAGTCTTGTATAGATGCTCCCTCATCGTCCCATGAGCCATGTAGTCATACACCAGAATCATCTCGCAATTCTCCTCACAGTAACCTATCAACGACACGAGGTGCCGGTGTCTAAGCTTCGAGAGCATCTCGATCTCGGTCTGGAACTCATGCACTCCTTGCTCCGACATCGGGTTGCCTCTCTTGATGGCCACCTTCGTAGTCCCTCCATCGATTTCTCCTCTGTAAACTTTCCCAAAACCACCAACTCCGAGGACTCTAGACTCGTCGAAGTTCTTGGTAGCCGCTTTGATCTCAGCAAAGGAGAAGTGACGGCAAAGATTCGACGGAAGAGACGACGCATAGCTCCCTGTAGTATTAGTCTTCCCGGAGCCAGCGGAATGCGAGTTTCCGTACAAAGACAACGGAAGCCAACCTGAAGTTGCGTCGCTCGCAGGCTGGTACTCACCGCTCTTACGTCTCCGGTACGCAGCCACCGCAAAGAAACCAACGAGAAGCCCCAGAACCACAGCTCCACTAGCTGCACCGGCCACAACAGCCGTATGGCTCTTGGTATGACTAGTACGCTGTTGCAAGACTTTGGACGGATCAGCAGTCACCTTAGGACCAGGCAGAGGGTTGGGACCCGCGAGGTTACCGTCAGAGCTATTCATCTTGAAGATCTCAACACCGTTGAGAATCGAATCATAGTACTGAGGCTTGTCGATAGGGTTAGGATGAAGCGCTAGCCAGAGATCCTGCTGCCCTTTCCCTTCAGGGGGGATCACAACGTAGTCCTTATGCAACGCGATCCCGTTGCCACCTGTCCATCCCGCCACGTCAGCCGCAGGCTCAGCCGTCTGATTGTTGAGATATATCGTGAACACTCtttgattaattttattgaTGTTGGAGGAAACCTCGCAGAAGTGAAGCCTGACGAGGTAGCTAAACCCAGAGTCAACGCTGAACACCCAAGTCAAATTGTAGTTGAGGTTGACCTGAGGGGTCGGGCCCATGGACCTAGCCGTGGAGTACACGTCAGCAGGAGCGATATAAGAAGGAGTACCGGTAGGGTACTGGATCGTCATGTTGGGATCAGCTGTCTCGGGGATACCGAGACTCGCGGCGAAGATGTAATCCTGATCATCGTACCAAGACCTAAACAAACCGGTGTCAGCAGAAGGAGAGATGTCGTTCCCGCCGACGTTGAGCCTGTAGACATTCTCGAGAGCGGTGGTGTTATCGATCGTGACGCCACTAGAAGTCCCTACAACAGTCAACGTCCCGTCGGTGCTACTGTAGATATCAGGCATCGAAGTTACTTCGATACCGTTGACGAAGGCGTAGGCGTTAGAAGGCGTTGACTCTGGTGTGAAGGTCATGTTTAAGGTCCCACCTTCGACGTTGACAACGAACTCTTTGATGATGTAAGCGTAGTTCAACGCCTGGGAGGTCTGAGCGGCGCTGAAGTTTTTGAGGAGAGTGTAGGGTCCTGAGGAGAGGGAGAAGAGGGAGTTTGTTGCGTTGAGGCCGTCGTAGGAGTTGGGGTAGAAGTAGAGACGCACGAACTTGCGACCTGTGATAGAGAAAGTGTTTATTAGTAAACCGGAAATGAGTAAACCAAAGTTAAATTACTAAACCAGGATTGAACCAATACCTGACGCGACCGGGAAGGAGTAAGTGAAGGGAGATCTGAAGATTCTGGCGGACATGTAAGGGACGGTGGGGACGGAGGGGTCTTGTGTTGCGGCGGGGGATGTTTTGGAGTCGCCGGAGGAAGACAGGAACTTGGATTTGACATCGGGGATCCATGTTCTGTTATCTGTGTCGGTTAGGTCGGAGGAGCCGCCGCAGTTTAAGAGGATTTTGTC
The nucleotide sequence above comes from Brassica napus cultivar Da-Ae chromosome A9, Da-Ae, whole genome shotgun sequence. Encoded proteins:
- the LOC106367644 gene encoding receptor-like protein kinase FERONIA → MTFTEGGIRSLLSLLLLLLLSITTLISAADYTPTDKILLNCGGSSDLTDTDNRTWIPDVKSKFLSSSGDSKTSPAATQDPSVPTVPYMSARIFRSPFTYSFPVASGRKFVRLYFYPNSYDGLNATNSLFSLSSGPYTLLKNFSAAQTSQALNYAYIIKEFVVNVEGGTLNMTFTPESTPSNAYAFVNGIEVTSMPDIYSSTDGTLTVVGTSSGVTIDNTTALENVYRLNVGGNDISPSADTGLFRSWYDDQDYIFAASLGIPETADPNMTIQYPTGTPSYIAPADVYSTARSMGPTPQVNLNYNLTWVFSVDSGFSYLVRLHFCEVSSNINKINQRVFTIYLNNQTAEPAADVAGWTGGNGIALHKDYVVIPPEGKGQQDLWLALHPNPIDKPQYYDSILNGVEIFKMNSSDGNLAGPNPLPGPKVTADPSKVLQQRTSHTKSHTAVVAGAASGAVVLGLLVGFFAVAAYRRRKSGEYQPASDATSGWLPLSLYGNSHSAGSGKTNTTGSYASSLPSNLCRHFSFAEIKAATKNFDESRVLGVGGFGKVYRGEIDGGTTKVAIKRGNPMSEQGVHEFQTEIEMLSKLRHRHLVSLIGYCEENCEMILVYDYMAHGTMREHLYKTQNAPLSWKQRLEICIGAARGLHYLHTGAKHTIIHRDVKTTNILLDEKWVAKVSDFGLSKTGPTLDHTHVSTVVKGSFGYLDPEYFRRQQLTDKSDVYSFGVVLFEALCARPALNPTLAKEQVSLAEWAPYCYKKGMLDQIVDPHLKGKITPECFKKFAETAMKCVLDQGIERPSMGDVLWNLEFALQLQESAEESGKGICSEMDMDEIKYDDDNCKGKNNDKGSDVYEGNVTDSRSSGIDMSIGGRSLASDDSDGLTPSAVFSQIMNPKGR